From Thermodesulforhabdus norvegica, the proteins below share one genomic window:
- a CDS encoding N-acetylmuramoyl-L-alanine amidase, with translation MIRIYHHRIFWIVALIATFSYNCTATTVAYGQEEPGYYEKGRDCYRRVLSLGKKATPDMFKSCVEHFDRALQSTKAPPDKCHYYLGQIYHRCFDMSGKQSDFLKALFHYRTITQHLSRSNLADDAQFLIGILYSSVDIEQAYKELKKVEELFPNGDMRNKAAQKAKELEKQIAFLHPEVKKESTTTDTGLIYLEEVYHWSGTDYTRVVLHTSSPVRYEVDTLPADPKAQKPPRLFLDLFSCHVGENLENRITVTDGFLRQIRVGQFNSSTARVVLDLESIRDYRVFTLENPFRIVVDILGKEPKKVVSPPPVLDSLPEQLHLDIRTIVIDPGHGGKDKGAIGPTGLYEKDVTLAIAKELKRILEQRGGYEVYLTRTTDKFLSLEQRTAIANAKKADLFISIHTNAHEDPRLGGVETYFLNFSADKEAARVAALENAIAEHKLSDLEAILRDLLFITKLQESSQLAQSVHQHLVKELRKRKTHLRDLGVKQAPFYVLMGANMPAILVEVAFISNPKEEKLLKNKIYVKYIAEGLASGITDYAQTVAGIARVREGR, from the coding sequence ATGATACGAATATACCATCACCGTATTTTCTGGATCGTAGCGCTTATTGCAACTTTTTCGTACAACTGCACCGCAACAACCGTCGCTTACGGTCAGGAAGAACCGGGCTATTACGAGAAAGGCAGGGACTGTTATCGCAGGGTTCTTTCGCTGGGCAAAAAAGCCACCCCGGACATGTTTAAATCCTGCGTAGAACATTTTGACAGAGCGCTCCAGAGCACTAAAGCACCACCTGACAAGTGCCATTATTATCTGGGCCAAATTTACCATCGTTGCTTCGACATGTCGGGCAAACAAAGTGATTTCCTGAAGGCGCTATTTCATTACAGGACAATAACACAGCATCTATCGAGAAGTAACCTCGCCGACGATGCACAATTCCTCATAGGAATTCTCTATTCCTCTGTTGACATAGAGCAAGCATACAAGGAGTTGAAAAAAGTTGAGGAACTATTTCCCAACGGCGATATGCGAAACAAAGCCGCACAGAAAGCAAAGGAGCTGGAGAAACAGATTGCATTTCTTCATCCGGAAGTTAAAAAAGAGTCAACCACCACCGATACCGGGCTCATATACCTGGAAGAAGTATATCACTGGTCGGGCACGGACTATACCAGAGTAGTATTGCACACATCTTCTCCGGTCCGTTATGAAGTCGATACGCTACCCGCAGACCCGAAGGCTCAAAAGCCTCCCCGCCTGTTTCTTGACCTTTTTTCATGCCATGTCGGTGAAAATCTTGAAAATCGGATTACGGTAACTGACGGTTTCCTGAGGCAAATAAGAGTCGGTCAGTTTAATTCTTCAACCGCCCGGGTTGTTCTGGATCTGGAATCTATAAGAGACTACCGCGTGTTTACACTGGAAAATCCCTTCAGGATAGTGGTCGACATATTGGGAAAAGAACCGAAAAAGGTGGTTTCGCCGCCTCCAGTTTTGGACTCTCTGCCGGAACAACTGCATCTGGACATACGCACAATAGTCATCGATCCCGGCCATGGCGGCAAGGACAAAGGAGCAATAGGACCGACAGGCCTTTACGAAAAGGATGTAACACTCGCAATAGCAAAAGAATTAAAAAGAATCCTTGAGCAACGGGGTGGATATGAAGTTTACCTCACCAGAACAACCGACAAATTCCTATCCCTCGAACAGCGAACGGCAATTGCGAATGCGAAAAAAGCAGACCTTTTTATTTCCATTCATACGAACGCACACGAAGACCCCAGGCTGGGTGGCGTAGAAACCTACTTTTTGAATTTCTCCGCCGATAAAGAAGCAGCACGAGTTGCTGCACTGGAAAACGCCATTGCGGAGCACAAACTCAGCGATCTGGAAGCTATATTAAGAGACCTTCTATTTATAACAAAACTTCAAGAATCGTCCCAGCTTGCACAATCCGTGCATCAGCATCTGGTTAAAGAACTTCGGAAACGGAAAACGCACCTTCGCGATCTCGGCGTAAAACAGGCGCCCTTTTATGTGCTGATGGGGGCAAACATGCCGGCTATACTTGTTGAAGTTGCCTTTATAAGTAACCCAAAAGAAGAAAAACTTCTGAAAAACAAAATTTATGTCAAATATATTGCTGAAGGCCTGGCATCGGGTATAACCGATTACGCCCAGACAGTAGCAGGAATAGCTCGAGTGAGAGAGGGAAGATGA